AAGCCAGAAACCTGCTCGAATCAGCCGAATACGGCGTTCTCTCCATGGCGTGTCCAGATGGGGTGCCTTATGGTATCCCCCTGAACTTCGCACTGGCGGGTGACGACATTTACTTCCACTGTGCTCCGGAGGGCCGGAAGATCGAGATTCTCACCGCGAACACGAGAGTCTCGTTTTGCGTGGTCGGCCGAACAAAAATGTTACCCGAGAAGTTCGGGACCAAGTACGAAAGTGCTAGTGCCTCAGGCTTCGTGGAGGAGCTTTTTGCTGAGGAGAAGAAACAAGGCCTTGTCCTGTTGCTCGAAAAGTACTCGCCCGGCTACCTCAAAGAGGGGCTTGAGTACGTTGACGCGTTCATCGACAAAACCAAGGTGTTCAGGATCCGGGTGGAATCAATCACAGGCAAGGCTCGCAAATGATCCGGTACCGGACCAGAGCGTGGACCCCGCGCGCCTCAGAACTGCGGTTGGGAATGGATCTGATATGAAGAAACGGTGTGAATGGTGTGGTGGCGATCCGATCTATGTTTCGTACCACGATGACGAATGGGGTGTGCCGGTTCATGATGACCGGCGCCTGTTTGAATTCCTCGTTCTGGAAGGGGCCCAGGCGGGCCTGAGCTGGCTGACGATACTGAAGAAGAGAGAGAACTACCGGAAGGCCTTTCATGACTTCAACGTCGAGCGCATTGCCGGATACGGGCCGCAGGACATCGACCGGCTGCTCCATGATCCCGGCATTGTGCGAAATCGCCTCAAAATTGAGGCGGCGATCCGGAATGCGCGGGGCGTTCTGGCCATCCGGAAGGAATACGGGACACTGGACACGTTCCTGTGGCGCTATGTGGATGGCACCCCTGTCCAGAATCATTGGAAATGCATGACGGACCTTCCTGTGACGACGAGGGAGTCCGACCAGATGAGCAAAGACCTCAAGAAACGGGGATTCAACTTCGTGGGACCAACCATCTGTTATTCCTTCATGGAGGCAGTCGGCATGGTGAACGACCACGTCGCGGATTGCTTCCGCTACAAGGAAATATGTTCAGGGTGATCAGGGGCGTGGTCTTCGTCCTTACAGGTATCCTCAGCGGTTCTCCGGGTAAGCTGTTCCAGTTGGTGTTGCGCGGATTCCCTTGGCATTTGCCCCTTTTCCAGCAGGGTGATCCGCTCTTTTAGGGAGATTCGCTCGGGAAAAAGCGCCAGAGCGGTTCTGAAACAGTGGATCGCCTCAGTTCGTTCTCCGTGTGCCTCCTTGAGAAAGCCGAGAAATGTGAGGATTTCTGCCCGGTCAAGGGTGAGTTCACGGAGCCGGTCGGGTGTGGCCGGGGTGTGGGTCTGGAGTGTCAGCGCGGACTCGAGCGGCGGAATGGCGGCATCGAAACGATGGCTCACGATGGCCAGTCGTCCTTTTTCAAGCGCGATGCGATAGTCGCCGGGATTCAGGCGTTGGGCCTCATTCAGGATGTCGCCGGCGAGATCCGGCCGGTGTAAGCCGGTATTGGCCCAGAATGAGGCAACCAGATAGGCCTCGACGTTATGAGGGTCGGCCCGGGTGGCCAGCTTGAGCCAGGGGAGGATCTCCGCGCTGGCGTCACCCTCTGCATGTGCATGTTGTACGGGCGTGATGTCCGCCTGCCAACGATGGAACGGGCCGGAAATCTGAATGGCGGTTTCCCGGTGTGCCACCCCTTTGTGGAAATACAGGTCCGCTTCATTAAAGAGATTGAGGCTCAGGGCCTGCCGACTTTCTCCCAGAAGCCAATCGGCCAGCCCTGCGGCTGGACCCGGCTCGGAGTGGGTGGACGTCAGGTGGGCGGCCAGCGAAAAAGCCAGCCCCCAGGCGCTGACCACCAGGAGTCCCGCACCCCATGCTGAGGAGCGGGAACTCACAGGATGTCTCCGCGAGAAAACCGCCGCTTCCGGTATCCCAGCCAGGCCAGTGACAAAAAGACCGTCGTCATCAAGGCCGCATACAGGAGGATCTCGGCCAGCGTGAGCCATTGAACGGAACCCCAGTCATGAACAAGCCGGCGGCGCAGATCAAATAACTCGAAATGGGGGAACAGGTAGTAGACCGTGTAGAGCGCGTAACTGGAGATGCCCCTGGCCTCAACCAGCATGCTGGGAATGCGGGGCAACAGCAGGAAGCCCGCCCCGGTGATGATATAGGTGGTCACGGTGGCGGCATCCCGGTTCAGCCGGGTGGAGAACGCGAGCCCAAGGGACGTGATCAGGGCGATGGCGGCCGCATGGAGCAGGATGGCCTGTAGCAGCGTGGCCAGGTTGAAGGTGCCGCCCTTGATCCAGACGGCCAGGCTGACCGTCAGGTAGAAACCCACGAGGGACAGGCAGGTGATGGACCAGGCTCCAAGCCACTTCCCGCAGATCAGGGTCAGGCGCGAGACCGGTTTGGCCAGCAGGGAAAACAGCGTGCCCCGCTGTTCTTCCTGAGGCAACTGGCGGACCGAGGTGTTGATGGCCAGGATCCACGACAGGACCCAGACGGCCAGCAGTCCCATGTCTTTCACGTATCCGGTCACCTGGGACAGGCCGAAGACGTCGAAGGAAAGCAGGCCGGCCAGCAGGGTGGCCAGGAGAATCAGGAGCACCGAGAGCTCTTTCCGCCGCACCATCTCGAGCCATACGACTCCGGCTAATGTAAAGATCTGTCTCATGGCTGCTCCGCGGGGTGTGCCGTGGTGACGGCCTTGATGAAATAGCGTTCCAGATTTTCTCCCGGGGAAACCAATTCACTGACCGGTCCCTCGGCGATGAGCCGGCCTTGTGACAGGATCGCCACCCGGTCGCAGGCCAGTTCAACCTCGGATAATTCATGGGATGAGAAGAAAACGGTTTTCCCGGCTTTTTTGCGATCGGCAATAATCCGCCGGATGTCCATGCGGCCCAGGGGGTCCAGTCCTCCTGTGGGCTCATCCAGAATCAGGAGTTCGGGGTCGTTGATCAGGGCCTGGGCCATACAAATTCGCTGCCGCATGCCGCGGGAGTAGCCGGCGATCCGGCGATCAGCGGCGAAGGTGAGCCCGGTTTCATGCAGGAGCTGATCGGCGCGTGTCCGGATTTCAGAGGCGGGGAGATTGAACAGGCGCCCGGCGATGGTCAGGAGTTCGCGGCCGGTAAGGAAATTGTAGGTGTCCGGATTTTCAGAGAGATAGCCGATTTTTTCCCGGGCGATGGTTTCGGTGACCGGTTTGCCGAAAAGCCGGGCGGCGCCCTGATCGGCCTCCTGGAACCCGAGCAGGACATGGATCGTCGTCGTCTTCCCCGCGCCGTTAGGGCCAAGAAATCCGAAAACGGTGCCCGGTGCGACCGTGATCGTCAGGTTGCTCAGTGCCTGAACGGTTCCGGTGGGCGCGGAAAAGGAAACACTCAAGCCTTGTATATCAATGGCAGGAATCATGCTGCTTTTTTATCACAGAATGGAAAGCCCGTCAAAAGCGTATATCAGGGGGGCGTTAGTCGTGGAAGGCGAGATACCGGCCTACCCGGTGATGGAGGGGAAATTCGAGTGAGGACCAGCCATCCACTCCGGTGGTTACGGGGAAGCGTTCCCCCGTGGCCAGATCATAGGCCTGGGAGGAGGGCTTTTGGAGTTTGACCTGGGCGGAGGCCCGGACCGTTCCAGGCAGGTGTCCGAACATCAGCAGGTAATCTTTACCCGCCCGGCTGACCACTTCCTTGGCCACATAGAGCTGCCCTGTCTTGAGATTTCGCGGGACAATCCCCAGATGCAGGCATAGCCGGTTAAGCGAGTGATGTGCAATACAGGCATCACGCTCATATTGGTGAGCGCCATCCGGGGAGTCCGGCCCGCAGTCATAACCCGCCAGCAGGATGGAGCCACGTCCATAGGGACGGCGTACGAGGAGCGGGTGACCCGCCGTGTCGCGGACCAGCACCTCGCCGTCCGCGTGAACGGGTTTGGCGTGACCGGACGACTGTCCGCCGGCAAACGAGGGGGGCCAGAGAATGGTGCAGGGCCGGCTTTCCCCATACGTCACATCCTCAAGTTTCAGGATCTTGCGCAGGAAGGTGAGGGGGATAGGGGTGCGGCCCGCCTGACATGAGTTCGGGAACACAAGGAGATTCAGGCCCTTCTCCACGGATTCCCTGATCAGCCAATACCACCCTTCATCATTGGGCAGCATGGATCCGCCCGTCCCGATGGTGGCCGTTTGGCCCATGAGCTCATCGGGCGGAAGCGTCAGCAGACGGTAGCAGGAGAAGTCGAACCGGTGGTTACGGCAGAGCAAGGCGGCGCTCTGGTCGAGCCGGGCAGCCACATTGGCCAGTGAGGACCAGTCGGTCCAGCCAATCCGGTCAATAACGGCCAGTTCAGGATCCAGCCGCTGGGCCCCCATGATGGTCCGCCTGATAAACCCGTTGCGGGCGATCGTGTCGCCGGTCAACCCCAGGTCTGGGCCGGGAATCGTGTAGTAGTTGGCGTTGGTCCGCAGCGATTGATACAGCGCGTCGTCGTACTGCCGGTAGTCGCCTCCGACCTGCCAGGCTTCGCCGCCCCATTCGGGACCTGCGTTATGGAGCGCCACATGGTGGGGCTCGAACTTACGCTCCTCGAGCCAGTGTTTGGCCTTGGCTTCCAGATAAAAAGAGGAGAGGTCCGAGATCGATCCGGCGCCATGGCCGGGAAGGTCGGGCGGAACCTTGTCCGGTGCATTCGCCGCACAGACCCTGAACGCTTCCTGAATGCCGCCCTGGATCGTCCAGGCACGGAAGTCGAGATAGACCCGCCAGGCATCGGGATCAAGGTCGGCCAGAGGGACGGGCACCTCTTCCAGCGATGTGAAGGCACGGCCATAGAGGGCACTGATCTGGTCCATTGAATAGCCGCGCTGTTCCAGTAGATAACGGCTGAAGGCCTTGCGCTCGATGGGGGAATAATCGAACAGGGTGGACGGATTCCCGTAGTAGTAATAGCCGTAAGGAAAATCCGAATTGCCGAAATCGGGAATAAAGCGCCACACACCCCGGTGTCGGGCGTACCGCTTGGTGAGTTGATCCAGCATGGCGAAATAGTGCTGGCGATAGAACGGACTCCATAAGGTGGGGAAGTTGCCCGGGTGACCGTCTTTGTCAATGGCGGGCTCTTTCAGGGTCCAGGCCGGTACACCCCCATCCCCCAGCGCGGCGCCGCGGGTGACGGGAAACAGCCAGAACGAGAAGACCACACCCTCCTCGGCGGCAAACGCGGCCAGGGCGTCCGGAATGGTCCAGTCGTAGCGTCCGGCTTCAGGTTCAATATCTTCCCAGGGCAGATTGGCACGGATGTATTGACACCCGCGCCGGCGCAGTTCGCGGACGAACGCGCGGTATTCTTCGGGAACGGTTCCGCCCTGGAAGGCCCAGAAGGTGGAGGCTCCGAATCCCAGGTGGGTGGCGGCATCATCCGGCACCACATATTCATTCGTTTCAGCAAGGGTCATATCCCGGCCGTTAATGCGGGCGACCAGCTGATAACGGGTGATGCCGAACGGCCGTTTCGGGAGTTGAACCAGTCGGGAAGTGGTCCCGCTCAAGGGACCGCGCAGTTCGGGGAGGTCCAGTATCTGCCTGGTCTCACCATGGATCAACTGGACGCTTTCAATGAGGACGGGGTGGCCGCAGGGCGTGGTCATGCGAACCCGCACCTGGCTGCCGGCACTCAGCGTGTGGACGGGTTCGAGTTCGATGGCTCCGGCGACGGGGGCCGGTTCGAGCCAGCGGAGCAGGGCCTGTACGAGCGGGGTGGCGCCGACCCAATTCCGGTCGAGCAGGCCGGGGTTATGGGTCCAGGGGCGGTAGTAAACCCCCTGCACGTTTTCCCGGAATTCGCCGCCCGTGAATCCGATCACGGCCAGTTTGGCTCCGAGGAATTGCTCCCGTTTCCGCTCTACGCAGACGACGGCGTGGGAGGTGGTGGAATGGTCATAACTTTTGATGGTGAAAAGACAATGCGTTTCATCCGGGGGAAAGGCGGTGACTCGCAGGCCCGGAAGATCTTTACCGGCAATGACGTCCAGTCCGGGCAGGTCGCCCAGGATCGCGCGTCCGAATGGTGTCAGGCCGGTCACGTTGACGCCATCATTGCAACGGGTCAGGTTCAGCCGCCAGGACTCCATGTTGCGTAAGGGGAACCAGGCGTCATGATTGGGCAGGTCGCCCAGGAACAACAGACTGCCCCCCGCTGCATGGAACCGGATCAGGCTGGAGAGCGCCTCCGGGGAGAAGTTGCCCCGGACATATGGCAGGATCAGCGTGTCGATCTGGCTGCGCTGCAGGGTCTCAAGCCCGGCGGCATCGAGGGTCAGACAGGAATCATTCATGGCCGTCACGACCCGGCGGACATCCTCTGCCGTGAATTCCGGAAGGGGAAGAAACCCGGCGCTTTCAAATACTGCGATCTTCATCTCATTCCCCTTTCAGGCAGGCATTGATGATCTGGCTCAACGAACCGGTCGCCAGGCACATGTAGGTGTCCGCGGCGCCGTAATAGACCCGCAGCTCATCGCGGGCGACATCAGCGAGTGCGGAGCAGGCGAAGACGACATTGGGGACGTTGCCGTTAAATTCGTAGTCCCGGTCAGGGGTCAGGATCCAGCTTTTCATCTGGCCAACGATTTTTTCGGGGTTCTCCAGGTCCAGAAGCATGGCGCCAAGGGAATAGCGCGAGCCGGCACACGAGTCCTGGACGCCGTGGGTGATGACGAGCCAGCCTTGTTCCGTCCGGATCGGGACAGTCGGTCCGACCTTCTTGCTGTTCCAGTGGAAGCCGGCGCGCAGGAGGGGGCGGAACTGACCCCAGTGAATCAGGTCCGGGGAGCGGGCGATCCAGATATCGCCTTCCCGCCGGCCGGAGGGGCGGTCGAGGCGGACATAGTTTCCGCCGATCTTTTCAGAGAACAGGCAGGGGACGCGGTTCATGGGGAGTGAGACAATTTCGATGTGCTCATAGGTCTTCCAGTCCTTGGTGCAACCCAATAGGGCGACGGTACCCAGGTAACTATCGCCAGGCCGCATGATGTAATAGGTGTCCCCGATCTTCGTGACCCGCGGGTCGATGGCCCAGCGGTCGAGATGAAAGAGGGGATTGTCTTCACCCTGGGCCTGGGGCGTAAATTGAATGAACGGTTCCGGGTTGATGTTGAAGTGAATGCCGTCGTCGCTGTCACAGACGTGCATCGAGGTGAACTCCTTGTTGCGCCAGATGACCGGTTGCAGGAGATGGATCTTATCGCGATAGATGAACGGGCAGCCATTCATCATGGCTTCAGCGCCCGGCAGCATGTTGGGGCGTAGGATGGGGTTTCCGGAATACCGCTTGAGATATGTTTCTTCTCGATACATGGCTGCTCCCTTAAAAAAATATGACGGCTTATGAAAAAGTTCATATCCTGCCGAGAGCGAGGATTGATGTCAAGAAATGCCGATATTTCGAATTCTGGCGGGCGGCATTCTGCCGAGATTGAATTTTTTTCTTTCTTCCTGTCGGGAATCAGTAAAAATGCCCCCCTTTTTTGAGGAGAACACCATGGTTGCTGAAGTTGATCAAAATGATGCGTTAGATGCCTCGTCAATTCCCCGCCTGGCGGCGGAGTTGGCCATCGCCCCCCGGCAGGTTCTGGCTGTGGCCAAGTTGCTGATGGAGGGGGGGACCATTCCCTTTATTGCCCGTTACCGCAAAGAAGTGACCGAGAATCTTGATGAAGTCCAGATTGGAAAGATCCAGGAGCGGCTCCAGTATTACAAGGATCTTGAGGAGCGCCGACAAACCGTTCTGGATTCCATCGGGGAGCAGGGGAAGTTGACCGAAGAACTCAAGGCCAAGATTCTGGCCTGCACCACCAAGACGGTGCTGGAGGATCTCTATCTGCCCTTCAAGCCCAAACGCCGGACCCGTGCGATGATCGCCCGGGAAAAGGGGCTGGAGCCGCTGGCCCTGATGATCCTGGCTCAGCCTGCCACCGGAAATCCCGACAAGGAGGCCGAAGCGTTTATCGATGTGGAAAAGAAGGTCGAGTCAGGGGCCGACGCCTTGTCAGGTGCCCGTGACATTGTGGCTGAACTGATTTCTGAAAATGCGGATATCCGGGCATTGGGCCGCCAGTATTATGCCGCCAACGGGGTGATTGTGTCCGAGGCGGTCAAGGAGAAGACGCAGGAACCGACCAAGTTTGAGCAGTATTACGACTTCAAGGAGAAGGCGGTGGATATCCCCTCGCATCGCTATCTGGCGATTCGGCGTGGCGAAAATGAAGGGGTCTTGAAGCGCTCGTTCACCGTTGAGGCCGAGCCGGTGCTGCGCCGGATCGGGGAGATCATGAAGGTGAATGAGCGGTCCCCGTTTGCCGTTCACCTGCGGACCGCCATTGAGGATAGCTATAAGCGCCTGATTGCGCCGAGCGTTGAGACCGATGTATCGGTGGACCTGAAGATGAAGGCGGACCGGGCGGCGGTGGAAATATTTGCCAAGAACCTGCGGAGCCTGTTGCTGGCGTCACCCCTGGGCGGACGCGCGGTGATCGCGGTGGATCCGGGGATTCGCACGGGCTGCAAAGTGGCGGCGATGGATGCCACCGGCAAGTTCCTGGAGAATACGACCTTGTATTTGAGCCAGGGCGAGCGCGCGGGCATGGAGGCCCGGATTGATCTGGCCAAACTGATCGCCAAGGTGCAGCCGGCCGCGATCGCCGTGGGCAACGGGACCGGCGGGCGTGAAACCGAGGCCTTTATCCGCGACACCCTCAAAAAGGCCAATTTGTCGAATATCATGGTGATCCAGGTCAATGAGTCGGGGGCCAGTATTTATAGCGCCTCTGAAGTGGCCCGGGATGAATTCCCAGATCTGGATCTGACCGTGCGTGGTGCCATATCGATTGGACGCCGGTTGCAGGACCCCCTGGCGGAATTAGTGAAGCTGGATCCGAAGTCTATCGGGGTGGGGCAATATCAGCATGATGTGCATCAGCCGCTGTTGGCTCAGAAGCTTGAGGATGTCGTCGTCAGCTGTGTGAATCACGTCGGGGTTGAAATCAATACGGCCAGCGCCTTTCTGCTCGCCCGGGTCTCGGGGGTCGGAAACAGTCTGGCCAAGAAGATTGTGGCCTATCGCGACAAGCATGGTGCCTTTACCAGCCGGGCCGCCTTGTTGAAGGTGCCCAGTCTGGGGCCCAAGGTCTTTGAGCAGGCTGCCGGGTTCTTGCGGATCCGGGGCGGAGCCCATTTGCTCGATGGCTCGGCGGTGCATCCGGAACGCTATGCGCTGGTTGAAAAAATGGCGGCTGATCTTGGCGTAGAGCTGAAGGAGTTGGTGGGGAATGCCACGCTGGCCGACAAGATTGAGATCCGCAAATATGTCAGTGCCGAGGTGGGGGAGCCCACCTTGAAGGATATTATCGCGGAATTGAAGAAGCCGGGGCGCGATCCCCGAGAGACGTTTGAGGCGCCCTGCTTCCGGGATGACGTCAATGCCATCGAAGATCTCAAGCCGGGTATGGAGTTGATGGGTATTGTCACCAATGTCACCGCCTTTGGGGCGTTTGTGGATGTGGGCGTGCATCAGGATGGCCTGGTGCATGTGTCCGAACTGGCCGACCGGTATATCACCGATCCCGCCGAGGTGGTGCAGGCCGGGGACCGGATCAAGGTCTGGGTCAAGGATGTGGACGCCCAGCGCAAGCGGATCGCCCTGAGCGCGAAAAGCGGTAGCCGGGCAGGGACCGGGTCCAGTCCGGGTTCCGGAGCCGACCGGGGCGCCAACAGGCCCGGCGAACGGCGCGGGCCGGGGAACGGTCCACGCCCTTCCGCCAGGCCGGCCTTCAATTCAAATCCATTCGGGGGATTGGGGTTGTAATAAGGATGACGAATAGATCAACAAACCTGAAGGGGTTGAAGTCTAAAGCCAGGGGATTTAACCCCTACAATCATTGTATGAAAGCGGACATTGAGGCCGAGTTGAGTGGAGGAGTCCGAAGCCTTTTTTCGCACGGTTTGGCCACAACGTGGGCGCCTGAGAACATGAACCCGGGGTTTCTCCCCGGGCTGAGGAGTGGCACCCGCTTCGGGGTGCAGGGACAACGGGTAGATAATTAAATGGCCTTAAACCGCTTGTTTTTCAACCACCGGAGCCAGGGCACAAGAATCGCCTCTTTCCCAGTCCAGTCAACTGGACTGGAATTTCGATTTTCTTAGGAATCTACGCCGAAAAAGCTTCAAAACGCTCGTTTTGGAGATGATCCGGGATCGGGAGACCCGCGTGTATGCGCCCACGGGCTTTCCGGGCCGTCTTCTCCTGATCCCCCTGCTTCGCCATCGCCGCCGGATCGTTACCCGGAACTTGCATTTGGGTAGGGCGAACCGTCCCGGTGAGCCGCTGCGGCTGCCAAGTGGTTGTTTTGTCCAATCCAGTCCGATGGTGTGCCGCAGTTTTTTTGGGGGAATCTCCTGCGGTTGCATCTACGCCGATCAATGGCTATAGTGCCCGGCATGAGAGTAACGGGAGGCATATTACGGGGGCGTCTGATCAAGGCGCCCAAGGGGGATGAGGTGCGGCCGACGCAGGATATGGTCCGGCAGGCGGTTTTCTCTTCATTGGCTGACCGGATTCCCGGCGCCTCTTTTCTTGACCTGTTTGCCGGAACCGGCGCCGTGGGGCTGGAGGCGTGGAGCCGGGGTGCCGCCCGTATTGACTGGGTGGAAGGCGGGGCCAAGGTGTTTCCTGTCCTGCAGTCGAATCTGGAGGCCTTGTGTGGTGGGCTGTCCGGCAAGACCGGGGATCAGGAGTGGCTGGCCACGCGGAGTGATGTGTTCCGGTTCATTGAAGGGTTGCGGGGCACACGGAGCTATGACCTTATTTTCGCGGACCCCCCCTATGACCGGCCTGGTACGGCCAACTGGGCGGGCCGGCTGTTGAATATGCTGGCGGCGGGCGGACTTCTGGCGGATGATGGCGTTTTTGTAATGGAACAGTCCCGTGAAGAGGCTGAAGCCCGGCATTTTGCCTGGGAGAGCATGACCTCAAAGGTGTACGGGGGGACGCGGGTAACGCTTTACAGGAAAATGAGGAAATCATGAAACATTCAGCCATCTATCCCGGGTCATATGATCCGCTAACCTTAGGCCACCTGGATTTGATCGAACGGGCATCCCATATTTTTGAAGAGGTCATTGTGGCGGTGGGGGTCAACTCCCGGAAAAAAACCGTGTTCAGCGCCGAGGAGCGGATGGCCATGGTCAAGGCGTCGGTCAAGGGGATGAAAAACGTCAAGGTGGATGCCTTTGATGGACTGCTGGTGAATTACGCCCGTGCCAAGGGCATTCATGTCCTGTTGAGGGGGTTGCGCGCCTTTTCTGACTTTGAGTACGAGTTCCAGATGGCGCTGGCCAACCGGAAAATGGCCCCCGAAATAGAAATGATTTTCCTGATGCCGAAGGAAACCTTCAGCTACATCAGCTCCAGTACGGTGCGGGAAATTGCCGAGCGCGGCGGGGATGTCACGCCCTTTGTTCCGCCGGCGGTGAAGCGGTTTATCGACAAAAAGATGGGAAGGTGACCATGTCTATCAAAATTGAGCCTTGGCGGATTCCCGAGGAGGGGTTGGATATCGAGGGACAGGTTCCTGCGGAAGTCGTTGATCTTAAAGAGGATGTGAACGCTCCTGCGGCCGGACCCATCGACTACGAGTTGCATGTCCAATGCCTCGAGCATGAATTGCTCGTGACGGGGCAGGTGCGGGCCGAGGTGAAGTTGGTGTGTTCGCGCTGTGCGGACATCATCGTGGAAGAGGTGGAGGATAGGGCCTTTTTCTACGAGCAGGAAGTCGTCAATCTTCATGAGACGCTAGACTTGACGGATGAGGTTCGCGAAACTATTATCCTCGCCTTTCCAAATTACCCGGTGTGTCAGGAATCGTGTCGTGGGTTGTGTCCCGTGTGCGGCGTAAACCTGAATCGGGCGAAGTGCGGGTGTAAGCCGCTTAAGGAAATGTGTTGGACGGCATTTAGCGGTCTGGACAATATTGAGGTGAAAAATGGCAGTTCCAAAAAGAAAAAAATCGAAAGCTAAGATTCGTACCCGAAGGGCATGTATCAAGGCTCGTGTGATGACGATCAAGAACTGTCCGCAGTGCGGGGCTCCTCAGGAGCCGCACCGGGTATGCCGTTCATGCGGCTACTATCGCGGGCGTCAAGTGGTGAGCGTCAAGGCTGACTAAGCCTATGCGTATCGCCGTCGATGCGATGGGGGGCGATTTTGCCCCCAAAGAGATTGTGGCCGGTGCCGTGAAAGCGGCGCGGGAGCTGAAAGACTTGACGACCCTCGTCCTGGTTGGCCAGGAAGAGGTGATCCGTCAGGAGCTTAAGGCGTATGGCCCCCTTCCTTCAAAGTTGGTAGTCCGTCATGCCTCCGAAATCATCGGCATGGAGGAAACGCCTGCTTTGGCGATTCGCAAGAAAAAGGATAATTCCATCAGCCGGATGATGGATATGATCAATGCGGGCGAGGTGGATGCTGCCGTTTCGGCCGGAAATACCGGAGCCATGGTGGTGGCGGCCACGCTCAAGTTGCGTACCTTGACGGGCATCCAACGGCCGGCCATCGCCACCGTGATGCCGACGATGGGGCGTCCGATTGTGTTGATTGATGCGGGCGCCAATACCGATTGCTCGCCGGCATTGCTGGCCGAATTCGCGGTCATGGGGAGCGTCTATGCCCGGGAAATCCTCGGTCAGGTGAATCCCGTGGTCGGCTTGATGAGCATCGGGGGCGAGGATTCCAAGGGAAACGAGACCACCAAGGAGGCGTTCCGGCTTCTTAGCGCGGCGCCCGTTAACTTCAGGGGGAATGTCGAAGGACATGATTTATTCCTGGGGGAGACGGATGTGGTGGTTTGCGACGGATTTGTCGGGAATGTCGTGTTAAAGACCAGTGAGAGTGTGGCCCATGCCATCGGTTCCTGGCTGAAGAAAGAGTTCAAGGCCAACCCGATCCGGATCCTGGGGGCCCTGTTGCTCCGGGGTGCCCTGAAGACCATCAAGCGGCGCATGGATCCTGAGATGTTTGGCGGGGCTCCGTTGTTGGGAGTGAACGGGATCTGTATTATCA
This is a stretch of genomic DNA from bacterium. It encodes these proteins:
- the plsX gene encoding phosphate acyltransferase PlsX, which encodes MRIAVDAMGGDFAPKEIVAGAVKAARELKDLTTLVLVGQEEVIRQELKAYGPLPSKLVVRHASEIIGMEETPALAIRKKKDNSISRMMDMINAGEVDAAVSAGNTGAMVVAATLKLRTLTGIQRPAIATVMPTMGRPIVLIDAGANTDCSPALLAEFAVMGSVYAREILGQVNPVVGLMSIGGEDSKGNETTKEAFRLLSAAPVNFRGNVEGHDLFLGETDVVVCDGFVGNVVLKTSESVAHAIGSWLKKEFKANPIRILGALLLRGALKTIKRRMDPEMFGGAPLLGVNGICIITHGSSSRTAIYHAVRVACESVGHHVNDHIIEEARKLSNKS
- the coaD gene encoding pantetheine-phosphate adenylyltransferase, which translates into the protein MKHSAIYPGSYDPLTLGHLDLIERASHIFEEVIVAVGVNSRKKTVFSAEERMAMVKASVKGMKNVKVDAFDGLLVNYARAKGIHVLLRGLRAFSDFEYEFQMALANRKMAPEIEMIFLMPKETFSYISSSTVREIAERGGDVTPFVPPAVKRFIDKKMGR
- a CDS encoding Tex family protein, which encodes MVAEVDQNDALDASSIPRLAAELAIAPRQVLAVAKLLMEGGTIPFIARYRKEVTENLDEVQIGKIQERLQYYKDLEERRQTVLDSIGEQGKLTEELKAKILACTTKTVLEDLYLPFKPKRRTRAMIAREKGLEPLALMILAQPATGNPDKEAEAFIDVEKKVESGADALSGARDIVAELISENADIRALGRQYYAANGVIVSEAVKEKTQEPTKFEQYYDFKEKAVDIPSHRYLAIRRGENEGVLKRSFTVEAEPVLRRIGEIMKVNERSPFAVHLRTAIEDSYKRLIAPSVETDVSVDLKMKADRAAVEIFAKNLRSLLLASPLGGRAVIAVDPGIRTGCKVAAMDATGKFLENTTLYLSQGERAGMEARIDLAKLIAKVQPAAIAVGNGTGGRETEAFIRDTLKKANLSNIMVIQVNESGASIYSASEVARDEFPDLDLTVRGAISIGRRLQDPLAELVKLDPKSIGVGQYQHDVHQPLLAQKLEDVVVSCVNHVGVEINTASAFLLARVSGVGNSLAKKIVAYRDKHGAFTSRAALLKVPSLGPKVFEQAAGFLRIRGGAHLLDGSAVHPERYALVEKMAADLGVELKELVGNATLADKIEIRKYVSAEVGEPTLKDIIAELKKPGRDPRETFEAPCFRDDVNAIEDLKPGMELMGIVTNVTAFGAFVDVGVHQDGLVHVSELADRYITDPAEVVQAGDRIKVWVKDVDAQRKRIALSAKSGSRAGTGSSPGSGADRGANRPGERRGPGNGPRPSARPAFNSNPFGGLGL
- a CDS encoding DUF177 domain-containing protein, which encodes MSIKIEPWRIPEEGLDIEGQVPAEVVDLKEDVNAPAAGPIDYELHVQCLEHELLVTGQVRAEVKLVCSRCADIIVEEVEDRAFFYEQEVVNLHETLDLTDEVRETIILAFPNYPVCQESCRGLCPVCGVNLNRAKCGCKPLKEMCWTAFSGLDNIEVKNGSSKKKKIES
- the rsmD gene encoding 16S rRNA (guanine(966)-N(2))-methyltransferase RsmD is translated as MRVTGGILRGRLIKAPKGDEVRPTQDMVRQAVFSSLADRIPGASFLDLFAGTGAVGLEAWSRGAARIDWVEGGAKVFPVLQSNLEALCGGLSGKTGDQEWLATRSDVFRFIEGLRGTRSYDLIFADPPYDRPGTANWAGRLLNMLAAGGLLADDGVFVMEQSREEAEARHFAWESMTSKVYGGTRVTLYRKMRKS
- the rpmF gene encoding 50S ribosomal protein L32; protein product: MAVPKRKKSKAKIRTRRACIKARVMTIKNCPQCGAPQEPHRVCRSCGYYRGRQVVSVKAD